In one Mucilaginibacter sp. PAMB04168 genomic region, the following are encoded:
- the egtB gene encoding ergothioneine biosynthesis protein EgtB, with protein MEIKPQPTQIFSDIRMNYRVNRQRTEEICKHLELEDYVVQPIADVSPPKWHLGHTSWFFETFILKPYVQAYQEFNAEFNFVFNSYYEAIGKRVIRTDRGNLSRPTVMDVYKYRRYVDNAMDHLLKHINNHPELLQLVITGLNHEQQHQELLLSDIKYILGHNPLFPVYHKDEAPLPALTTESPSMITINEGIYEIGYKGEGFYWDNEKGLHKVYLKQFEISDRLVTNGEFMQFINDGGYKNFEFWHAEGWEWVNSNQIYSPLYWHLIEGQWMNYSFRGLEPVRESEPVCHVSYYEAYAYAAWRGMRLPTEFEWETAANRFSWGERWEWTASAYLPYPDFTKAEGTLGEYNGKFMINQQVLRGASEATPLNHSRRTYRNFFQTHQRWQFTGIRLAQ; from the coding sequence ATGGAAATCAAACCACAGCCGACGCAAATCTTTAGCGATATACGCATGAATTACCGTGTCAATCGACAAAGAACAGAGGAAATTTGCAAGCACCTGGAATTAGAAGATTATGTCGTTCAGCCCATTGCGGATGTAAGTCCACCTAAATGGCACCTCGGTCATACATCATGGTTTTTCGAGACGTTCATATTAAAGCCCTACGTTCAGGCTTATCAGGAATTCAACGCAGAATTCAATTTTGTTTTTAACAGCTATTATGAAGCTATTGGAAAGCGCGTTATCCGGACGGATCGGGGGAACCTAAGCCGCCCGACCGTGATGGACGTCTATAAGTACCGCAGGTACGTGGACAATGCCATGGATCATTTATTGAAACACATCAATAACCATCCGGAACTTCTGCAGTTGGTAATTACTGGACTTAATCACGAACAACAGCACCAGGAATTACTTCTGTCAGATATCAAATACATCCTCGGACATAACCCACTGTTTCCAGTTTACCATAAAGACGAAGCTCCTTTGCCGGCTTTGACGACCGAGTCGCCCAGTATGATTACTATCAACGAAGGTATTTATGAGATTGGTTATAAAGGGGAGGGCTTTTATTGGGACAACGAGAAAGGCTTGCACAAGGTATACTTGAAGCAGTTTGAGATCAGCGATCGGCTCGTAACCAACGGTGAATTTATGCAGTTTATTAACGATGGCGGTTATAAAAACTTCGAATTCTGGCATGCGGAAGGGTGGGAGTGGGTCAACTCGAATCAGATATATTCGCCTTTGTACTGGCATTTGATTGAAGGACAATGGATGAATTACTCATTTCGTGGTTTAGAGCCGGTTCGTGAAAGTGAGCCTGTTTGTCATGTAAGCTATTATGAAGCCTATGCGTATGCTGCCTGGCGAGGGATGAGGTTGCCGACCGAATTCGAATGGGAAACAGCCGCTAACCGTTTTTCCTGGGGCGAGCGCTGGGAATGGACCGCTAGTGCTTATTTACCATACCCGGATTTTACTAAAGCTGAGGGAACTTTGGGGGAATACAACGGTAAATTTATGATCAATCAGCAGGTTCTGAGAGGAGCCTCCGAAGCTACACCATTAAACCATAGCCGTCGTACATATCGTAATTTCTTTCAAACACATCAAAGGTGGCAGTTTACCGGAATTCGCCTAGCACAATAA
- a CDS encoding PHB depolymerase family esterase, which yields MNSEFKSGITLTLLIFLVSTFVISAYTLNRQSQADGQLYDFVIPKQGNLIDDATCYAWIPNDVGPIRTIIVHLHGCTREGDAEQMMHDVQWRQLAKKWHSALVAPKFISGGNAKNCINWYNPDNGSEPVFLEMLNRLADKTDHPEVKSVPWTLWGHSGGSLWITAMAGKYPGRVAVAVAEACGVDISPIAAARKVPMLHHNGIKDICYNNAEIVANGRKSGALWAHAVNPVVESAMDGHQVHDLRFLAIPWIDACLKMRLPIRAGDSTLRDIPAKNGWLGDTATKAIAPVKHYIGNQFASNWFPTRTLAEKWAEYMVSGTVTDHTPPPAPFNLRTTSLKNQIVLYWNAFPDLESGIKTFIIYRNGKYLQKLQYRTKTKYSKQTGYQRWNDGDQPAPIPAPEMTFRDTSIKAGGTYRYQVSNVNWSDVESMKSKAVRAIADR from the coding sequence ATGAATAGCGAATTTAAATCCGGCATAACCCTAACGCTTTTAATATTCTTAGTGAGTACTTTCGTGATCTCCGCCTATACCCTGAACAGGCAATCCCAGGCAGACGGACAGCTTTATGACTTCGTCATCCCCAAGCAGGGGAACTTGATTGACGATGCGACCTGCTACGCCTGGATTCCGAATGATGTTGGACCTATACGAACGATCATCGTGCACTTACATGGCTGCACGCGGGAGGGTGATGCCGAACAGATGATGCATGATGTCCAATGGCGGCAGCTGGCAAAAAAGTGGCATTCCGCTCTCGTAGCCCCCAAATTCATTTCAGGTGGCAATGCTAAGAATTGTATCAATTGGTATAATCCGGATAACGGCTCTGAGCCGGTTTTCCTGGAAATGCTCAACAGGTTAGCTGACAAGACGGATCACCCAGAAGTCAAATCAGTACCTTGGACGCTATGGGGCCATTCGGGAGGCTCACTCTGGATCACAGCGATGGCGGGAAAATACCCAGGGCGGGTTGCTGTAGCCGTTGCGGAAGCCTGCGGCGTGGATATTTCTCCTATAGCCGCAGCGCGTAAAGTGCCGATGCTTCATCATAACGGTATCAAAGATATCTGTTATAACAATGCGGAGATTGTAGCAAACGGCAGAAAAAGCGGCGCGCTCTGGGCGCATGCTGTCAACCCAGTTGTGGAGTCTGCCATGGATGGACACCAAGTTCATGATTTAAGGTTTTTGGCAATTCCCTGGATAGACGCCTGCTTAAAAATGAGGCTGCCGATTCGTGCGGGAGACAGCACTTTACGGGATATTCCTGCAAAAAATGGTTGGCTGGGCGATACGGCTACAAAAGCGATTGCCCCAGTCAAACATTATATCGGAAACCAGTTTGCCTCGAATTGGTTTCCGACCAGGACACTTGCAGAGAAATGGGCGGAGTATATGGTAAGCGGTACTGTAACCGATCATACACCGCCACCCGCCCCCTTTAATCTTCGGACGACCTCCCTTAAGAACCAGATCGTGCTGTACTGGAATGCTTTTCCCGATCTTGAAAGCGGCATCAAGACATTTATCATCTATAGGAACGGAAAGTATCTTCAAAAGCTCCAATACCGTACCAAGACCAAATATAGCAAGCAAACCGGTTATCAGCGTTGGAACGATGGAGACCAGCCGGCACCGATACCAGCACCGGAAATGACCTTCCGCGACACGAGTATCAAAGCTGGAGGTACTTACCGGTATCAGGTCAGTAATGTGAACTGGTCAGACGTAGAAAGCATGAAAAGCAAGGCAGTTCGAGCAATTGCCGATCGTTAG
- a CDS encoding alpha/beta hydrolase has product MKTQPVKYQKTKVEDLEIFYRESGPAEAPTVLLLHGFPTSSHMYRNLIPLLSEEYHVIAPDLPGFGFTDAPKNTDFTYTFDNLTKYIQGLIDQLGLKRFALQVFDYGAPVGYRLAVANPEKITGIISQNGNAYVEGLSEGWNPIQKYWAEPTEENRNNLRGFCDFGTTQWQYLSGVSDPTLVAPESYTLDQYFLDREGNVDIQLDLFKDYASNVALYPTFHDYFRKNQPAFLAAWGDKDPFFLPPGAEAFKRDLPNAKVKFFDTGHFALETHVNEIGSEILEFLATLPA; this is encoded by the coding sequence ATGAAAACACAACCAGTAAAGTATCAGAAAACAAAAGTTGAAGACCTAGAAATTTTTTACCGGGAATCAGGTCCGGCAGAGGCACCCACCGTATTGTTATTACATGGGTTTCCAACATCCTCACATATGTACAGGAACCTCATACCCTTGTTAAGTGAAGAGTACCATGTGATCGCGCCAGATCTTCCTGGCTTTGGTTTTACAGACGCACCAAAAAATACCGACTTTACCTATACTTTTGATAACCTGACTAAATATATACAAGGCTTGATCGACCAATTGGGGTTAAAAAGATTCGCGCTTCAAGTATTTGATTATGGCGCTCCGGTGGGTTATCGCTTAGCAGTCGCCAACCCGGAAAAGATCACCGGCATTATCAGCCAGAACGGGAATGCCTACGTGGAAGGGTTAAGTGAAGGCTGGAACCCTATTCAAAAATACTGGGCGGAACCGACCGAAGAAAACCGGAATAACCTGCGCGGCTTTTGTGATTTTGGAACCACCCAATGGCAGTATTTAAGCGGCGTAAGTGATCCTACCCTTGTTGCACCAGAATCTTACACCTTAGACCAATATTTCCTTGACCGGGAAGGTAATGTGGATATCCAGCTGGACCTTTTTAAAGATTACGCGAGTAACGTAGCATTATATCCAACATTTCATGATTACTTCCGGAAAAATCAACCAGCCTTTTTAGCGGCCTGGGGCGATAAGGATCCGTTTTTCTTACCTCCCGGTGCGGAAGCCTTTAAGCGTGATCTGCCAAATGCAAAAGTAAAGTTCTTTGATACAGGCCATTTCGCGCTGGAAACGCATGTAAATGAGATCGGATCTGAAATATTAGAATTCTTGGCTACACTACCGGCTTAA
- a CDS encoding carboxymuconolactone decarboxylase family protein: protein MKSIAVPTREQVSTANQALFDTLTKNIGTVPNLFAVYAHSENALGTYLVLSGAKTSLRPKEKEVVNLIVSQVNGCEYCLAAHTAISKMQGFTDDQIIEIRRGEITFDPKLDALVKVTKSIAENKGHADPQLVENFFTAGYNEGSLIDVVIVVGDKTITNYIFALTAVPIDFPAAPAI from the coding sequence ATGAAATCAATTGCAGTTCCAACAAGAGAACAAGTATCAACAGCAAATCAAGCACTATTTGACACCTTGACGAAAAATATAGGGACCGTACCAAATCTGTTCGCAGTCTACGCGCACTCCGAAAATGCCTTAGGTACCTATTTAGTCTTATCCGGCGCTAAGACGTCTCTTAGGCCGAAAGAAAAAGAAGTTGTAAACCTGATTGTCAGCCAGGTAAACGGCTGTGAATATTGTCTGGCGGCACATACAGCCATTTCAAAAATGCAAGGTTTTACAGATGACCAAATTATAGAAATCCGTCGCGGCGAAATCACCTTCGACCCTAAATTAGATGCACTGGTAAAAGTCACCAAAAGTATTGCAGAAAATAAAGGTCATGCTGACCCGCAACTGGTAGAAAACTTCTTTACTGCGGGTTACAATGAAGGATCGCTTATCGATGTAGTTATAGTAGTTGGTGACAAAACCATCACCAATTATATTTTTGCCTTGACTGCAGTGCCCATAGATTTTCCGGCAGCACCCGCGATTTAA
- a CDS encoding alpha/beta hydrolase, with translation MKNNTVNYRNVNIDGINIFYRVAGDVSKKHILLLNGVPNASSAFQELMNDLKDDYYLVAPDCPGFGNSDSPSPSVYDYTFDNLSKTIEKFIVGIGLEHPAVYALGYGGPLTFRIATRTPGLFSDYILQNSNAYEEGLGPAMRDAAPYLEDRNEETTSLVKPLLTLEGIKLFYLHGAKDLTQINPDHYYNALYYLNRPGQEEIQLDLLYNYRTNIAEYPNWQKWLKDTQPRLLLVWGKNDAFFPLSAAEAIKKDVPSAALHVYDTSHLALEEHHSEIAETIKIFLGVQNQKSVEQSCLLSKIQ, from the coding sequence ATGAAAAATAACACAGTAAATTATAGGAATGTAAACATCGACGGAATCAACATTTTCTACCGGGTAGCGGGAGACGTATCAAAAAAACACATCCTGCTATTGAATGGGGTGCCTAATGCGTCCAGCGCCTTCCAGGAACTGATGAATGACCTGAAAGATGATTACTACCTGGTGGCTCCTGATTGCCCGGGTTTTGGTAACAGCGATAGCCCAAGTCCGTCTGTTTATGATTATACCTTTGATAATCTATCAAAAACGATAGAGAAGTTCATAGTTGGAATCGGCCTGGAACACCCCGCGGTGTACGCGTTAGGTTATGGAGGTCCGTTAACCTTCCGGATCGCTACCCGCACACCCGGTTTATTCAGCGATTACATATTGCAAAATTCAAATGCCTATGAAGAAGGACTCGGCCCTGCAATGCGAGATGCAGCGCCGTACCTGGAAGATCGGAATGAAGAAACCACCAGCCTGGTAAAACCTTTATTGACACTGGAGGGCATAAAATTATTTTACCTGCATGGTGCAAAGGATCTCACCCAGATCAACCCAGATCACTATTACAACGCGCTGTATTACCTGAACCGCCCAGGACAGGAGGAAATACAATTAGATCTGCTATATAATTACCGTACGAACATAGCGGAATATCCAAACTGGCAAAAATGGTTAAAAGATACGCAACCCCGTTTATTACTCGTATGGGGTAAAAATGATGCGTTTTTTCCGCTTTCAGCAGCTGAAGCGATCAAGAAAGATGTGCCATCAGCAGCGTTGCATGTGTATGATACCAGCCACCTTGCATTAGAAGAACATCATTCGGAAATAGCAGAAACTATAAAAATCTTTTTAGGAGTTCAAAATCAGAAATCAGTCGAGCAAAGCTGTCTGCTTTCAAAAATTCAATAA
- a CDS encoding DUF417 family protein translates to MKTSELHNLDLNDLKKENIALKAASWVSRHNVPFLVITAGMVVMLLWAGSYKMTVPGADGIVPLVDNSPLISWHFKVFGVYPGSDLIGLTEVVAAILIIIGLFKPQAGIIGGAIAVVMFFITSTMVITTPGALVAVNGINYMSFLGLFLFKDIINLGASFYLITKFGHKAVLAQRKTN, encoded by the coding sequence ATGAAAACCTCAGAATTACACAACCTTGATTTAAACGATTTAAAAAAAGAAAATATCGCACTTAAGGCCGCCTCATGGGTAAGCCGTCATAACGTTCCTTTCCTCGTCATTACGGCCGGGATGGTCGTTATGCTTTTATGGGCGGGTTCCTACAAAATGACGGTACCGGGAGCCGACGGTATTGTACCACTGGTAGATAACAGTCCCCTGATAAGCTGGCATTTTAAAGTGTTCGGCGTATATCCGGGCTCGGACCTGATCGGTTTAACAGAAGTGGTGGCAGCAATATTGATCATCATCGGTTTGTTTAAACCGCAGGCAGGTATCATTGGAGGGGCTATTGCAGTTGTCATGTTTTTCATAACCAGTACCATGGTTATCACGACGCCCGGAGCTTTGGTCGCTGTAAACGGCATCAACTACATGAGCTTTTTAGGCCTCTTCCTTTTTAAGGACATCATCAATCTTGGAGCATCCTTCTACCTGATTACCAAATTTGGACATAAAGCCGTATTAGCGCAACGCAAGACCAATTAG
- a CDS encoding alpha/beta fold hydrolase, with protein MESQKLEIMNDKGYRLNAYLDLPPNGQPAHYAIFAHCFTCNINLNAVRHISTALTTHGFGVVRFDFTGLGKSEGTFSESHFSANINDLVAVSQHLKKHYAAPSLLVGHSLGGAAVIAAAAMLPEVKAVATIGAPAGVDHVKKHISVTNTDETGGPEWEVNIGGRPFKITKTFLEEMENVDLNDILSQLHKAVLFLHAPGDSIVGIENAQSLYHSARHPKSFVSLDDADHLLTKKADSLYAAEIIAAWASRYIPFEPNRMLDTAGEQLVGHLNLQEHRFMTALQTVSHSLIADEPIEIGGEDLGPSPYDYLSAALAACTTMTIRLYAAKKGWDLKDIYVYTTYARKHEDDMTNGTGVPSHLETFSKKLRFVGNLNEAQKERLREIAAKCPVHQTLSLPVQIATSLLS; from the coding sequence ATGGAAAGCCAAAAACTAGAAATTATGAATGATAAGGGTTACAGACTGAACGCTTATCTTGATTTGCCGCCAAATGGACAGCCCGCGCATTATGCAATATTTGCCCATTGCTTCACTTGCAACATAAATCTTAATGCTGTCAGGCACATCAGCACTGCGCTTACAACTCACGGTTTTGGAGTCGTTCGTTTTGACTTCACAGGCCTTGGTAAGAGTGAAGGTACATTTTCAGAAAGTCATTTCTCTGCAAATATCAACGACCTGGTCGCCGTCTCTCAACATCTGAAAAAACATTATGCTGCGCCATCCCTTTTAGTGGGACATTCTTTAGGCGGCGCTGCCGTAATTGCAGCAGCAGCAATGTTACCCGAGGTCAAAGCTGTAGCGACAATTGGCGCACCGGCAGGAGTCGATCATGTAAAAAAACATATCAGTGTCACGAACACCGACGAAACTGGTGGACCGGAGTGGGAGGTCAATATTGGCGGTCGCCCATTTAAGATCACAAAAACATTTCTTGAAGAAATGGAAAATGTTGATCTGAATGATATTCTTTCGCAACTGCATAAGGCAGTGCTTTTCTTACACGCGCCTGGTGATTCCATTGTGGGTATTGAAAATGCTCAAAGTTTATATCACAGCGCAAGGCATCCTAAAAGTTTCGTGTCACTGGATGATGCGGATCATCTGCTGACAAAAAAAGCAGATAGCTTATATGCTGCTGAAATCATTGCTGCCTGGGCTTCCCGTTATATTCCGTTTGAGCCCAATAGAATGCTGGATACAGCAGGAGAACAGTTAGTAGGTCACCTTAATTTGCAGGAACACCGGTTCATGACTGCGCTGCAAACCGTAAGTCATTCATTAATTGCGGATGAACCCATAGAAATTGGAGGCGAAGACCTCGGTCCGTCACCGTACGATTACCTAAGTGCAGCCCTGGCGGCATGTACAACGATGACGATCCGCTTATACGCGGCAAAGAAGGGATGGGATCTCAAAGACATCTATGTTTACACCACCTATGCCCGTAAACACGAGGATGATATGACAAACGGAACGGGTGTGCCTAGCCATTTAGAAACTTTTTCAAAAAAGCTGCGGTTCGTTGGCAATCTGAATGAAGCGCAAAAAGAGCGGCTACGGGAAATTGCAGCCAAATGTCCGGTTCACCAAACCCTAAGTTTGCCGGTTCAAATTGCAACATCATTACTCAGCTAA
- a CDS encoding TetR/AcrR family transcriptional regulator encodes MRNERKNAVRQTIIDTASRLFYKQGYLNTGINQIIEESGVVKSTLYTAFRTKEDILMEYLIQSGAATDEALKTAADKGKDPKAKILSVFDYLIKLVQEKDFNGCNFLNLISEVPMDAERVVKQIQKQKNGVRALFSGILESVEKESLADEIYILFEGALIANKVHHKVWPVESAKKIAEKLLS; translated from the coding sequence ATGCGCAACGAGAGAAAAAATGCTGTACGACAAACTATCATTGATACAGCTTCCCGGCTGTTTTATAAACAAGGATACTTAAATACCGGAATCAATCAGATCATAGAAGAATCCGGTGTCGTGAAGTCTACCCTCTACACCGCTTTTCGTACTAAGGAAGATATTCTCATGGAATATTTGATTCAATCCGGAGCTGCAACGGACGAAGCCTTAAAGACCGCAGCAGACAAGGGTAAAGATCCCAAAGCGAAAATTTTATCAGTTTTTGATTATCTCATTAAGCTTGTTCAGGAAAAGGACTTTAACGGTTGTAACTTTTTAAACTTGATTTCTGAAGTTCCCATGGACGCCGAACGTGTTGTGAAACAAATTCAAAAGCAAAAGAATGGCGTCAGGGCATTGTTTTCAGGTATACTGGAATCGGTCGAAAAGGAGTCCCTTGCGGATGAAATTTATATTCTTTTTGAAGGAGCGCTTATAGCCAACAAAGTTCACCATAAAGTATGGCCAGTTGAAAGCGCCAAAAAGATAGCCGAAAAATTGCTTTCTTAA
- a CDS encoding ion transporter, whose amino-acid sequence MFTASNKNNQLGPLNLIVFVLSVYVLLAILTDTIFKLPEETSILLTYIDNVICVFFFAEFCIRFYRAENKVVFMKWGWIDLISSIPAVSYLRAGRVLRLIRLLRLIRAFRSTQMFVKHVFRNKAKGAFTSVAILAVLLIIFSSIAILQVEKDPASIIKSAEDAIWWSYVTITTVGYGDKFPVTTEGRIIAAVLMTAGVGLFGTFTVYIASWFVEK is encoded by the coding sequence ATGTTCACCGCTTCAAACAAAAACAACCAGCTTGGTCCACTGAATTTGATCGTATTTGTCCTGTCCGTTTACGTTTTGCTGGCTATTCTGACGGATACCATCTTTAAACTCCCTGAAGAAACCTCCATTCTACTGACCTACATTGATAATGTGATATGTGTGTTTTTCTTCGCTGAATTTTGTATTCGCTTTTATCGTGCTGAAAACAAAGTTGTTTTTATGAAATGGGGTTGGATTGATCTTATATCCAGTATTCCTGCAGTGAGTTACCTAAGGGCAGGCAGGGTACTGAGACTGATACGGCTCCTGCGCCTGATCAGGGCGTTTCGCTCCACCCAGATGTTCGTTAAACACGTATTCAGAAACAAGGCCAAGGGTGCATTCACATCCGTAGCTATTCTTGCAGTATTACTCATTATATTTTCGTCGATAGCGATCTTGCAAGTCGAAAAGGACCCCGCAAGCATTATCAAATCCGCTGAAGATGCGATATGGTGGTCTTATGTGACAATAACTACGGTGGGATATGGTGATAAGTTCCCGGTAACCACGGAAGGTCGGATCATTGCGGCGGTATTAATGACAGCAGGGGTAGGTCTCTTCGGTACATTCACCGTTTATATAGCAAGTTGGTTCGTTGAAAAGTAG
- a CDS encoding helix-turn-helix domain-containing protein, which yields MIHQYFHGQTNALFRMVSGESTFDRDFYGKDQKEKLLTIAWNRGEDQAIVIDNYSYNFPANTIHCLMTSENFYLPKATDIVAWQFSRDFYCIVDHDKEVSCVGFIFYGQPEKMFIRLSEDDLDRMEKMLEMIKDEFETTHQIQGEMMQVLLKRLIIIVTRLAKDQYINNDLPVDKLDIIRKYNFLVETHYKKEHQVSFYAGQLYKSPKTLSNLFALYNHKTPIQIIQERLAQEAKRLFFYTDKTAKEIAYELGFEDAGHFGKFFKRLTGQSVMDVKKKANLLVR from the coding sequence ATGATACACCAGTACTTTCATGGACAAACTAATGCCCTATTCCGAATGGTTTCCGGAGAATCAACTTTTGACCGCGATTTTTATGGCAAAGATCAAAAGGAGAAATTATTGACCATTGCCTGGAACCGTGGAGAAGACCAGGCCATCGTTATTGATAACTACTCCTATAACTTCCCCGCTAATACGATCCATTGCTTAATGACCAGCGAAAATTTTTATCTACCAAAAGCTACAGATATCGTTGCGTGGCAATTCAGTCGGGATTTCTATTGCATAGTGGACCATGACAAGGAGGTTAGCTGTGTTGGCTTTATTTTTTACGGTCAGCCAGAAAAGATGTTCATCCGGCTGAGTGAGGATGATTTAGATAGAATGGAAAAGATGCTGGAAATGATTAAGGATGAATTCGAGACAACGCATCAGATTCAGGGTGAAATGATGCAGGTACTCTTAAAACGGTTAATCATTATTGTGACCCGTTTAGCAAAGGATCAATATATAAATAATGACCTGCCCGTTGATAAACTCGACATAATCCGTAAGTATAATTTCCTTGTCGAGACACATTATAAAAAAGAGCACCAGGTCAGTTTCTATGCAGGTCAGCTTTATAAATCACCTAAAACCTTGTCAAACTTATTTGCGCTGTACAATCACAAAACTCCTATACAAATTATTCAGGAAAGACTCGCACAGGAAGCGAAACGCTTGTTTTTTTACACCGATAAAACGGCAAAGGAAATCGCGTACGAATTAGGCTTCGAAGATGCTGGGCATTTCGGTAAATTTTTCAAAAGGCTGACGGGCCAATCGGTGATGGACGTAAAAAAAAAGGCCAACTTATTAGTGCGTTAA
- a CDS encoding TetR/AcrR family transcriptional regulator, producing the protein MKKRSGREVIVITAARLFYKQGYSNTGINQIIKESGVVKSTFYQIFRSKEDLLIAYLESTGEQTVESLAEVIRKQETPKAKLLAVFEYLEDLVQTEDFYGCHFLNMVYELPENSDKIREQVKKQKDNVRRLFAEALAPLENEDLADEIYTLFEGALIGHKVHLDTWPIISASKIIKKLL; encoded by the coding sequence ATGAAAAAGAGGTCAGGCAGAGAGGTAATCGTCATTACAGCGGCACGTTTGTTTTACAAACAAGGCTACAGTAACACCGGCATTAATCAGATCATTAAAGAGTCCGGAGTTGTTAAGTCAACCTTTTATCAGATTTTCCGCTCAAAAGAAGACCTGCTGATCGCTTATTTAGAATCTACAGGGGAACAGACTGTAGAGTCGCTCGCCGAAGTAATAAGAAAGCAGGAAACTCCGAAGGCAAAATTGTTAGCGGTTTTCGAATATTTGGAAGATCTGGTCCAAACGGAGGACTTCTATGGCTGCCATTTTCTAAATATGGTTTACGAATTGCCGGAAAATTCTGACAAGATCAGGGAGCAGGTGAAAAAACAAAAGGATAATGTACGCAGGCTGTTTGCCGAAGCATTGGCACCTTTAGAAAATGAAGATCTGGCTGACGAAATTTATACGCTTTTTGAAGGGGCACTAATCGGCCACAAGGTTCATCTGGATACCTGGCCGATAATTTCGGCCAGTAAAATAATTAAAAAGCTTCTTTAA
- a CDS encoding MFS transporter: protein MKEHKSFINNNTRAIIGIILVALALRPSLVSIGPSLASIKGYFGLSHASAALLISIPDLLMGVLALTIPWLVNKMGRNPLIIGSLVVIAVSTLARAYSNNLTTLLLTTVGIGTGIAIAGALLSGFVKANFPAKAALVMGIYSTSLSLGSTLSAVATAPILKLTNSWREATGIWALPALFGLIAWLFVYAKESKLPEIPRDPGCSKIPWKNGMAWRIALFFACVNFLFYSLLAWTATLYIEHGMSINSAGYILGCFTFFFMLSSPIFGALSKSVDRRGWLVASSAIALSGLLMIAFNPGFAPFVMIAIMAFGLGGTFTLGMTLPLDNTNHPDETNAWTAFVLTIGYLLASCGPLLLGKLRDLTGGFQVPMLTLVVIATAMLLLGLTLKPKPINNEDEEKLLQEIRELLD from the coding sequence ATGAAAGAGCATAAAAGTTTTATCAATAACAATACACGCGCAATAATTGGGATAATCCTCGTGGCGCTGGCATTGAGACCCTCTTTGGTGTCGATAGGGCCTAGTCTTGCCAGTATAAAAGGGTATTTTGGTTTATCCCACGCTTCAGCCGCGCTGTTAATATCAATACCCGACCTGCTCATGGGTGTCCTTGCATTAACGATCCCCTGGCTTGTCAATAAAATGGGAAGGAACCCACTCATTATAGGCTCTTTGGTCGTGATTGCCGTTTCTACTCTTGCAAGGGCTTACAGTAATAATTTAACGACTTTATTACTTACAACGGTAGGTATTGGTACTGGCATTGCTATAGCAGGCGCCTTGTTGAGTGGGTTTGTAAAAGCAAACTTCCCGGCAAAAGCCGCACTCGTGATGGGCATTTATTCAACTTCATTATCCCTTGGCAGTACCCTATCGGCGGTGGCAACCGCGCCTATTCTCAAGTTGACCAATAGCTGGCGTGAAGCGACAGGGATCTGGGCACTTCCTGCATTGTTCGGACTGATTGCATGGCTATTTGTTTACGCTAAAGAAAGTAAACTTCCTGAAATCCCGCGGGATCCGGGATGCTCAAAAATACCATGGAAAAACGGTATGGCATGGCGTATCGCCTTGTTCTTTGCCTGTGTGAATTTCCTATTTTACTCTTTGCTGGCCTGGACGGCAACGCTGTATATCGAACACGGTATGTCCATCAATTCGGCAGGTTACATATTAGGATGTTTTACCTTCTTTTTTATGCTGTCCAGCCCCATATTCGGCGCGCTCAGCAAATCCGTCGACCGGCGCGGCTGGTTAGTGGCTAGTTCTGCAATAGCGCTTTCAGGGTTGTTAATGATCGCATTTAACCCGGGATTTGCGCCCTTTGTGATGATAGCGATTATGGCCTTTGGGCTGGGTGGAACTTTTACGCTAGGCATGACACTTCCTTTGGATAATACCAATCATCCTGACGAAACGAACGCCTGGACCGCATTTGTGCTGACGATCGGATACTTACTAGCAAGCTGCGGCCCGTTGTTACTTGGAAAATTGCGTGACCTGACAGGTGGCTTCCAGGTGCCTATGTTAACTCTCGTTGTTATTGCGACCGCTATGTTACTCCTTGGGTTGACCTTAAAACCTAAGCCGATCAACAATGAAGATGAAGAAAAACTTCTCCAGGAGATTCGGGAGCTCTTGGACTAA